One Xenopus tropicalis strain Nigerian chromosome 8, UCB_Xtro_10.0, whole genome shotgun sequence genomic window carries:
- the exd1 gene encoding piRNA biogenesis protein EXD1 isoform X1 — MDSIIDPGFLSRVIGKTIKITLTTGSIQGVLINVHPGRTILINKVKDLATGKMIPGAQLLFGYTILNVELQKDLEEVPVKQSEEQTTEEREQAPTEQDHIDDGSQDAERTQSDTGKPQDLRTRTLQVIKLSVDEEEVEYTIIDQFQPIFGPAIHHLQNQKVISIGAVGQNICRHGKLSWLQFATKSRVYLFDVLVLGSKVFKNGLQMVLEDTGILKVIHDCRWLGDILSYQYGIILNNVFDTQVGDVYLFSMETGGFLPHRIRTLEECLIHHLSMLPSRVSFLAHKLPLTEEYDDIWFDRPMDPTLLKLLSLEVIHLLPLRSAMLDAMLADFTLLVEGYLNAFRRGTANILESSEVSGSGLPKELQQLRVLQQMRREKALKEYDVNNKGLLTRGKAEKAPQSKPSITKHDTEPENAVKLTMKSEESLYQTMATSATHLENQEKNHGALCQNFPVRSNFCPRGPCDSLKPQPLRPPLPSLVANLRMPSLLAMGK; from the exons ATGGACAGCATTATTGATCCTGGTTTCTTGAGTCGGGTCATTGGAAAAACCATCAAAATTACACTGACCACTGGTTCTATCCAGGGTGTGTTAATTAATGTTCACCCTGGCCGGACCATCCTTATAAACAAag ttaaagATTTGGCAACAGGCAAGATGATACCTGGAGCACAACTGCTATTTGGATATACTATTTTAAATG tggaattacagaaagatctggaaGAGGTTCCTGTGAAGCAGTCTGAAGAACAGACCACTGAGGAGCG GGAACAAGCTCCCACAGAGCAAGACCATATAGATGATGGCAGTCAAGACGCAGAGAGAACACAATCTGACACTGGCAAACCCCAAGACCTTCGCACTCGAACGCTGCAAGTCATAAAGCTTTCAG TGGATGAGGAGGAGGTGGAATACACTATTATTGATCAGTTCCAGCCAATATTTGGCCCAGCT ATCCATCACCTCCAAAACCAGAAAGTTATCAGCATAGGCGCTGTTGGACAGAATATCTGTCGACATGGAAAGCTCTCATGGTTGCAG TTTGCAACCAAAAGTCGGGTATATCTCTTTGATGTTCTTGTCCTTGGATCAAAAGTCTTTAAAAATGGATTACAGATGGTGCTTGAAGATACAGGTATACTTAAG GTGATTCATGATTGTCGCTGGCTTGGAGATATTTTGTCCTACCAGTATGGGATTATCCTTAACAATGTGTTTGACACACAG GTTGGGGATGTCTATCTGTTTTCCATGGAAACAGGAGGCTTCCTACCACACCGCATTAGAACACTGGAAGAGTGTCTGATACACCACCTCAGCATGCTGCCCTCGAGGGTTTCCTTTCTGGCTCATAAACTGCCTTTAACTGAG GAATACGATGATATCTGGTTTGATCGCCCAATGGACCCTACTCTCCTAAAATTATTGTCACTGGAAGTTATCCACCTTCTGCCACTACGCTCTGCTATGCTAGATGCTATGTTAGCTGACTTTACTTTATTGGTTGAGGGGTACCTCAATGCCTTCCGACGGGGAACAGCAAACATACTTGAAAGTTCAGAG gTTTCTGGTTCTGGGCTTCCCAAAGAACTTCAACAGCTCCGTGTCCTTCAGCAGATGAGAAGAGAAAAAGCTTTAAAAGAGTATGATGTGAACAATAAAGGGCTTTTAACAAGGGGAAAGGCTGAGAAAGCACCACAAAGTAAACCCTCCATAACAAAACATGACACTGAGCCAGAGAATGCAGTGAAGTTAACCATGAAGTCAGAAGAATCACTCTATCAAACGATGGCAACCAGTGCAACGCACTTGGAGAACCAAGAAAAAAATCATGGTGCATTGTGTCAGAATTTCCCTGTCAGGTCTAATTTTTGTCCCAGAGGGCCCTGTGATAGTTTAAAGCCTCAACCTCTGCGCCCTCCTTTGCCTTCCTTGGTTGCAAATCTCAGAATGCCATCTCTACTAGCAATGGGCAAATAA
- the exd1 gene encoding piRNA biogenesis protein EXD1 isoform X2 → MDSIIDPGFLSRVIGKTIKITLTTGSIQGVLINVHPGRTILINKVELQKDLEEVPVKQSEEQTTEEREQAPTEQDHIDDGSQDAERTQSDTGKPQDLRTRTLQVIKLSVDEEEVEYTIIDQFQPIFGPAIHHLQNQKVISIGAVGQNICRHGKLSWLQFATKSRVYLFDVLVLGSKVFKNGLQMVLEDTGILKVIHDCRWLGDILSYQYGIILNNVFDTQVGDVYLFSMETGGFLPHRIRTLEECLIHHLSMLPSRVSFLAHKLPLTEEYDDIWFDRPMDPTLLKLLSLEVIHLLPLRSAMLDAMLADFTLLVEGYLNAFRRGTANILESSEVSGSGLPKELQQLRVLQQMRREKALKEYDVNNKGLLTRGKAEKAPQSKPSITKHDTEPENAVKLTMKSEESLYQTMATSATHLENQEKNHGALCQNFPVRSNFCPRGPCDSLKPQPLRPPLPSLVANLRMPSLLAMGK, encoded by the exons ATGGACAGCATTATTGATCCTGGTTTCTTGAGTCGGGTCATTGGAAAAACCATCAAAATTACACTGACCACTGGTTCTATCCAGGGTGTGTTAATTAATGTTCACCCTGGCCGGACCATCCTTATAAACAAag tggaattacagaaagatctggaaGAGGTTCCTGTGAAGCAGTCTGAAGAACAGACCACTGAGGAGCG GGAACAAGCTCCCACAGAGCAAGACCATATAGATGATGGCAGTCAAGACGCAGAGAGAACACAATCTGACACTGGCAAACCCCAAGACCTTCGCACTCGAACGCTGCAAGTCATAAAGCTTTCAG TGGATGAGGAGGAGGTGGAATACACTATTATTGATCAGTTCCAGCCAATATTTGGCCCAGCT ATCCATCACCTCCAAAACCAGAAAGTTATCAGCATAGGCGCTGTTGGACAGAATATCTGTCGACATGGAAAGCTCTCATGGTTGCAG TTTGCAACCAAAAGTCGGGTATATCTCTTTGATGTTCTTGTCCTTGGATCAAAAGTCTTTAAAAATGGATTACAGATGGTGCTTGAAGATACAGGTATACTTAAG GTGATTCATGATTGTCGCTGGCTTGGAGATATTTTGTCCTACCAGTATGGGATTATCCTTAACAATGTGTTTGACACACAG GTTGGGGATGTCTATCTGTTTTCCATGGAAACAGGAGGCTTCCTACCACACCGCATTAGAACACTGGAAGAGTGTCTGATACACCACCTCAGCATGCTGCCCTCGAGGGTTTCCTTTCTGGCTCATAAACTGCCTTTAACTGAG GAATACGATGATATCTGGTTTGATCGCCCAATGGACCCTACTCTCCTAAAATTATTGTCACTGGAAGTTATCCACCTTCTGCCACTACGCTCTGCTATGCTAGATGCTATGTTAGCTGACTTTACTTTATTGGTTGAGGGGTACCTCAATGCCTTCCGACGGGGAACAGCAAACATACTTGAAAGTTCAGAG gTTTCTGGTTCTGGGCTTCCCAAAGAACTTCAACAGCTCCGTGTCCTTCAGCAGATGAGAAGAGAAAAAGCTTTAAAAGAGTATGATGTGAACAATAAAGGGCTTTTAACAAGGGGAAAGGCTGAGAAAGCACCACAAAGTAAACCCTCCATAACAAAACATGACACTGAGCCAGAGAATGCAGTGAAGTTAACCATGAAGTCAGAAGAATCACTCTATCAAACGATGGCAACCAGTGCAACGCACTTGGAGAACCAAGAAAAAAATCATGGTGCATTGTGTCAGAATTTCCCTGTCAGGTCTAATTTTTGTCCCAGAGGGCCCTGTGATAGTTTAAAGCCTCAACCTCTGCGCCCTCCTTTGCCTTCCTTGGTTGCAAATCTCAGAATGCCATCTCTACTAGCAATGGGCAAATAA